The sequence CCGGACGAGGTGCTGAATACGGCCGTGCCCGATTTTGTGCGCAAACACATGGGCATTCGGCTGTCGGAGCTGGCGCAGAAGCCCACCTTTGTCTACAATACCTGGGTGCCGTTCCGCAAGGACATCAACGAGAAACTGGTGATGGAGCTGGCCAAAGCCGCCGCCGACGCCGGGATGAAGGAGTTCATCATCGATGATGGGTGGGCCGACAATTACGGCGACTGGATCATCGACAAAAAGAAGTTTCCCAACGGCCTGAAACCCGTTTTCGACTACATCAAATCGCTGGGGATGAAGCCCGGCCTCTGGGTCAGCGTGGGCAGCGCGTCGCCCGACAGCAAGGTGTATCAGGCGCACCCGGAGTGGTTTGTGCTCGACGACAAGCAGCAACCGGCCAACCTGCACGAAGACGACCTGAAGATGCGCACCGCCTGCTTTGGCACCGAATGGCGCAATTACATCAAAGACGTGCTGCTGAAACTAGCCCTCGACTACGGCCTGGAATACCTCAAGCTTGATTTTACGGTCGTGACGAGTACGTACCGATTTGGCAATAAAGTAACCGGCTGCTACGCGACCAACCACAAAGGACACGCCGACCACCACGAGTCGTTGTCGAGCAATTACGAGGCTGTCTGGCAACTGTTCGACGAACTGCACGCCGCCAAGCCTTCCCTGTTTATCGACTGCACGTTTGAGACGATGGGCGGCCTGCAACTGATCGACTACGCCTTACTCAAACATGCCGAGGGCGACTGGCTCTCGAATTTCTACGGCCCGCCCGACGCCAACGTAGACCTGCGCGTGCGGAACATGGCCTGGTGGCGCTCGCCCGCCATACCCGCCACGGCCCTGGTGATCGGTAACCCCGAGATGCAGGATGCCGGCTGGGAAATGCACATCAAATCGCTGGCCGGTGCGCTGCCGATCATGCTGGGTGACCCCCGAAAACTGTCGCCCGCTGACCTGAAAAAATACCGCGCCTACGCCGACTGGCTACAGGCGATGGAAAACAGGCATCAGATCATGACCTACCGGCAGGATCTGCCCGGTTTCGGCGAGCCGAAAGAGGGTCTGTGGGACGGCTTTCAGCGCATCAACACTGACACGAAAAAAGGCGGCATCGTCGGCGTTTTCCGGCACAACGCCCCGGAGGCCAACCGCCTGGTGACGGTGCAGCAACTCGACCCGGCCAAACGCTATCAGGTCAGGGATATGGCTGGCCGCGTCGTGACGACGATGACCGGTCAGGCCCTTCACGAAACCGGTTTCCCCGTTACGTTGCCCGGCCCATACGGCGGAGCCCTTTATGAGATCATTGCCCAATAAACAATCTGTCTTTCAACCGATTAACGCTAACCACAATGACAAACGCAGCCCTTACTCCCGAGCAAATCAAGCATTTCAACGAAGACGGCTACCTGATCATCAAGGGCTTTCTGAATGCCGACGAAGTGGAGAAACTCTACACGGTAGCCATCGAAGACAGCGCCGTAAGCCAGCATGCTATCAACGTAAACGACAGCAGCGGCAAACGGAGCAAGCTGTCGCTCTGGTACAAACCCGGCAACGATGTGTTTGGCCTGCTCACCCGCAGTCAGCAACTGGTCGATTCGGTGGATAAACTGCTGGACCGCAATGCCGATGGAAGTCAGGCTGGCGTGTGTCATTTTCACTCGAAACTGATGCAGAAAGAGCCGCGTGTGGGCGGAGCCTGGGAGTGGCATCAGGACTACGGCTACTGGTATAAAAACGAGTTTCTGCTGCCCGATCAGATGATGTCGGTGATGGTGGCAATTACCGATGCCAATCAGGAAAATGGCTGTTTGCAGGTGATCAAAGGCTCGCACAAAATGGGCCGGGTGGAGCATGGTTTTGCCGGCGAGCAGGTAGGTGCCTCGCAACGGTACGTCGATCTGGCGCTGAAAACGATGGAACTCGTTTACGTGGAGTTGAAGGCGGGCGATGTGCTGTTTTTCCACAGCAATATTCTCCACCGCTCCGAAGCCAACCTGTCCGACAAAGCCCGCTGGTCGATCATTTCGTGCTACAACCGCCAGTCGAACATAGGCTACAACGAATCGTCGTCGTCATCGTCGAGCATAACGCCCATCGACGTGGTGCCCAATGACGCCCTGCTGACCTGGGAGGCGGCAAGCCTGGCCGATGAAGCCGATTTTCTGCTCAAAGAGGCCGACGTAGCCCTCAAATAGGCCAGCCGATGAAAGCCCACCTGACCCAGTCCGAACACATCGCCCTCTGGAATACCTTCCGGAGTGGCCAACCCGACGCCTTTTCAACGTTGTATTCGCTGTTCTCGGCCGACCTGTACCGCTACGGCTACAACCTGGTTCGGAACCGGCAGGTGGTGGAAGATTGTCTGCACGAACTGTTTCTGCACCTGCACGAAAACCGCAGCCGACTTGGACCGACCGACAATATCCGGTTTTACCTGTACCGCTCACTCCGTCGCCGGTTGCTCGACACCGTGGGCCGATTGGCACGGCATGGTTCCGATGAATACCTCTTTACTGATGCGGCGTTTACGATTCAGCCTCACGAGCACGTACTTATTGAAAGCGAACTGGCCGAACGGCAGAAAGCACTGGTCACCCTGGCCTTGAATCAACTTCCCAGGCGGCAGAAAGAGATTCTCTACCTCGTGTACATGAAGGGGCTAACGTACCCACAGGCCGCTGAGGTAATGGCGATCTCCCTGAAAAGCGTGTATAACACGATCAACATCGCGCTGATGGCTATGCGTAGGTACGTTCGGCAGTCGGTCGAAACGAGTGGGGCGCTGCTGAGTTTAATCGGCTGGTTGGTAGCCATCAGTTGAGAACTAGCAGCGAGGAAACCGGGAAAACGGAGACGCCGGTCTGTTTCACAGGCATGATGTGCCCGCTGCTGACTCTAAACCGGAAACCCCTGCTCGTCTTTGTCTGTCTCTCACTGATGGCTACCTCTGTTTTGGGTCAGTCGTATTCCATACGCGACTTTGGGGCCAAAACGGATAGCACGTTTCTGAACACAAAAGCGATTCAGAAAGCCATTGATAAATGCCACGCCAACGGCGGGGGCGAAGTGGTGGTACCGGCGGGTACGTTCTACACGGGGACTATTTTCCTGAAATCGAACGTCTATTTGCACCTGATGCCCGGCGCGGTGTTGCAGGGCAGCTATAACCCCGCCGATTACCCTGAACACGACATTCTGGCGGCGAAGAAATTTGGCACCATTACGCACAATGGCCTGTACCTGACCTACATGAAGGCGCTGGTCATTGCCGACAAGGCCACGCATACCGGCATCATCGGGCTGGGTACGTTGCGCGGGCCGGGTGAGGGCAAGGCGTTTCAACTGGGGCTGAACAAAGACGGCAAGCCCAAAAACATCTTCTTTATCGGCTGTCAGGATGTGCTGCTGGAAGGCATCCGCATCCTGAACTCGGCACAAATTACGGTCTCGATCTCGGGTTGTGAACGCGTGACGATCAACCGAATCTACCTGCATAGCTGGGTGAACTGGAACTGCGACGGGCTGGACATCGACGGGAAGGATGTCATCATTGCCAACTCCATCATCGACTCGGAAGACGACGCGCTTTGCTTCAAAAGTGAGTACCTGGCGAAGTTCTGTGAAAACATAACGGTCACCAACTGCGTGCTGTCGAGCATCTGCAACGGCATCAAATTCGGCACCGGCTCACGCTCGGGTTTTCGGAATATCACCGTCACCAACTGCATCATCAAGAAAAGCGATGTGAACGCATTTCGCCATTGGGACATGCCGCCGAGCGTGGTGTACAAGCCCGAAGAGACGAGTGTCAACTGCGGCATCGTGATTCTGGGTGTCGATGGCGGCCTCGTGGAGAACATCAACATCTCCGACATTGTGATGACCGATGTGCTGAGTCCAATCTTTATCCGGGTAGGCAAACGCTTCGTGAATCCGGAGCAGAAACCGTCGGTGATGCGGCACATCAACATCCAGAATATCCGGGCCGAAACGCGCAGTATCATCCCAAGCATCATTGCCGGCCTGGAAGAAAGCCCCGCCGAAGACATCCGGCTGTCGAACATTCGGATTGCCATCCCGATACGCGTTTCAGCCGATTCGCTCCAAACGATCCCCGCCGTCATTCCTGAAAGCATAAAAGGCTATCCCGAAAACCGGGTGACGTTTGGGACTAAGCTGCCCGCCAGCGCTTTTTATATCAAGCACGCGAAAAATCTGACCCTCAGCGACATAACAATTACCCAGAGTCAGCCCGATGCCCGCTCCGCCTTTTACCTGGATGATGTGGTTGGGATGAAACTCCGAACCGTAACGATCGACAACAAGAAGCTGGTGAAAAGCGAGGCCATGCTGGTGCACAAGAAAAGTGAGCAGATTGAACTGATCGACTAATTAGTTCTAAACCAACCACGGCATTGCGCACCTGTAAGGCTGATGCTCAGGCTACAAATCGAACCGCGACAATCCATCAACACATGCCTTTACCTTCACAAACCCGTCGGGATTTTCTGCAACAGGCAGGGCTGCTGAGTGCGTCAATGCTGGCCGCCCGCATGGGGCTGGCTGTAGGCCGGAAAACAAATCCGGTGATTCTGCTGCGCTCGGGCTGGCAAATCGAGAACATTGGCGACGTGGCGCACACGCCGGGCTTTCTGGCTTTGATGGAGACGTACCTGCCCGGCGCACGCGCCATTTTCTGGCCCCACTATGCCGTGCTGCCGCAGTCGGAAATTGACATGCTCAGGCTCCGTTTTCCGCGTTTGCAGATCGTGCGCGGAAAGATCGTCGACGGGAAACCCGACAACCCGGAGTTAGAAAAAGCCTTTGCCGAGGCCGATCTGTTTGTCCACAATTCCGGGCCTGCTATGATCGGCTGGGCCGAAGCCGAAGCGTTTAAAAAACTGACCGGCAAGCCGTTTGGCGTGTTCGGCGTTACCTACGGACTCTACGGCAAACAGGAACGCGCCACCCTGCCCAAAGCTGATTTCATCTACTTCCGCGATTCGGTATCGCTGGCATTGGCCAAACAGGACGGCATCACCGCGCCCATCATGGCGTTCGGGCCCGATGCGGCTTTCGCTACCGATGTCGTCAACCGGGAAGCAGCCGCCCGCTATCTGAAAGCCAATAACCTGAAGCCGGGTAAATTCGTCGTGTGCATTCCCAAACAGCGCCACACCCCGTCCTGGCTGCACAAAGCCAAAAACCGGCCCATCGACCCCGACCGGCAGGCCCGCAACGAAGCGATGAAAGAGCACGATCATGCGCCGATGCGGGAGGCCATCATCGCCATTGTCCGGCAAACGGATTGCAAAGTCCTGATCGGGCATGAAGACGAAACCGAATTGCCCATCGGCAAGGAATGGCTGCTCGACAAGCTACCCGACGACGTTAAGAAGGGCGTCGTCTGGCGCAGCGAGCCCTGGCTGCTGGAGGAAGCGCTGGGCATTTACCGGCAGTCGGCGGGCTATTTTGGCCATGAGCAACACACACCGATTATGTGCATCGGCAGCGGTATTCCCGCCATTCTGGGCCGCTGGGAAGAGCAAAGCAGCAAAGGGTTTATGTGGAAGGACATCGGCCTGTCCGACTGGCTCTTCGACTTCGACCGCGAGGAAGACATCAGGCGATACGTACCCACGGTGCTGGCGATGGTTCAAAAACCGCAGGAGGCCAAAGCATACGCCCGGCAGGCACAGACGTTGGTTCAGCGCAACCAGAAGGACGGCTTTCAGACCGTTATCAATACCCTGAACAAAGCTCCAAAACAAGGGTAAGCACAGGTACCGCCACCCCACTGCCCCCCTCAGTCAACACGTACGTTAATCCCTCTCCTGCTCCGTAAAAGGTAGCCAAACCGACTACTTTATGAATCGATTATTCTTCGCCTTCCTGCTACTCCTCCCGCTCCTGACCTCAGCGACCACCTGGCACGTATCGGGTAAGGGCAACGACACCAACGATGGAAAAACCCCCGCCACAGCCTTTCGTAGTTTGCAAAAAGCCGCCGACCTGGTACAGCCCGGCGACGTGGTGCTGGTGGGTGATGGCCACTACACAAATACTGATAAAAGCAATGGCAGCGCTGTTCTCAACATCACCCGCTCAGGTACGTCGGCCGCCTGGATTACCTGGAAAGCCCGGCCCGGCGAGCACCCCGAAGTGCATCCGGTGGGCTGGTGCGGCATCCAGATTTCGGGCTCTTACCACATCATCGACGGCCTGACCGTGATCGGCAATAACGATTCGATTGTGCTGCTGAAAGCGCAGGAAGACGCCAAAAAAACTACGCCCGACCCGTACTTCAACACCAACGGCATTTTCTTCAACGGCCGCAACAACAAGCCCGATCAGAAGCCCCATCACCTCATCGTTCGCAACTGCGTGGTGGCCAAGTGTGCAGGGGGTGGCATTGTCGGCATCGAGATGGACTACCTGACGGTCGAAGATTGCAAGGTGTACGAAAACGCCTGGTTTATGCGCTACGGCGGCTCGGGCATTACCACGCTCAACAACTGGGCCTACGACGATGCACCGGGCTACCACATTATCATTCAGCGCAATTTTGTCTGGAACAACAAAACGCTGGTGCCCTGGGAGAAAATCGGCAAGCTGAGCGACGGCAACGGTATTATTCTCGACGTAACGGATCAAGAAACGCAGGGCGGCGCAACCAACCCCAATGCCGACGCCGTGGTTGCGCCAGCGGGAAGCCAGACCGCTACGCAAGCTGCCGCCCCGCCTAAGCCCAAACGGCCGGAATGGAAAGGCCGCGCCCTGATCGCCAACAATGTAAGCTGCTACAACGGCGGGTCGGGCATCCACACCTTCCGCACCAAGCACGTCGATATCATCAACAACACGACCTACTGGAACGGGGGCATTGTGGGCTATCAGGAATTGTTTCCCAACCGGTCGGAAGACGTGGTGATTATGAACAATATCATTGTGCCGCGCCCCGGTGGACAGGTCACCTCCAACAACCGGAACACCAACATTCGCTGGGATTACAACGTGTACCCAGCCGCGCAAACCGTTTTTGTCGGGCCAAACGACATTGTGGCCGATCCCGCGTTCGTCGATGCACAGTTCGACCCGACGAAGGGCAATTTCCGGCTGGCGAAGGGGAGCCGCGCCCTCAACTCCGGTACCGCCGACGTAGCCCAGCCTACCGATATCCTCGGCAAGAACCGCCCGAAAGGGGGTGGTCGCGACCGGGGTGCTTTTGAGCAATAAGTCGCGCTTGCTGTTTGGGCCAATCGTGCAGTAGCTGGTAGCTGACGGGGCCAAATTTGATGGCGTCGGCTTCCGGGGGCATTGCCGGTATAGGATGGCTCCCGACGATACGATTACCTTCAGCACCCCGCTTTCAACGGCTTCAACAGGTGGGGTCAATGGGAGGGTGTCTACTACGCATCAAGCGCCTTGTTGGTTGATGAGGTCCGGAACATGGAACCAGAGGAAAAACCTTTTATCGGTTTGGCAAATGCCCTACTTTCGATGATGCAAGAGCTTCCAGCCGCTTATTTATACATATGGCCCGGTCAGTTTTTGTTTGTGGGCCGGGCATTGGATACGCACATCCACGATCACCACGCCGTTCAGATGGTGATTAGTTTGGATACGCCTTTTCGGATGCGGTTAGCCGATGGGGCCTGGCAAACACAAATGGCGGTGCTTATTGACTCCGACCAGCCCCATGAATGTCTGGCCGACGACAGCACGATCCTGTTTCTTAATCTGGACCCTGAATCCAAAACGGCCAGACAACTACGTACCCAGTATTTGGCAGCGGCTGGCCATTTTGTGTTGCCCGATGCGCTCGTGACTTCTTTAGTTCAATCAGTTATACCTCTACTGGCCCACGAGAAAGGATGCCAGGGGGTTGCAGCCGTACTTC comes from Fibrella aestuarina BUZ 2 and encodes:
- a CDS encoding alpha-galactosidase, whose amino-acid sequence is MQTRFRFVFLPCLVFLLMLATTGWSHPPGHSTNPPFATWTATELRLSNGLVERIIKLPTASSGTFLTTTYKPVAGEFRYFTKTNADFRFELNDRVYTGSDNWKLITIRPSTDARQGDGAAVTLRSQDGSAEVTLQFLLYPDQPVIRKSLTVKNLSSEPVRLESVDVEKFTVTPYYATTFSWICHDYGRRRSIGPYDGNFQDALLTVHNSDWAQGIVVGNEAAGVVKHTSVFWDEPAIISGLTHKTARFPFRKYLKQGESFTTPQVFTIVYNNHKDPDEVLNTAVPDFVRKHMGIRLSELAQKPTFVYNTWVPFRKDINEKLVMELAKAAADAGMKEFIIDDGWADNYGDWIIDKKKFPNGLKPVFDYIKSLGMKPGLWVSVGSASPDSKVYQAHPEWFVLDDKQQPANLHEDDLKMRTACFGTEWRNYIKDVLLKLALDYGLEYLKLDFTVVTSTYRFGNKVTGCYATNHKGHADHHESLSSNYEAVWQLFDELHAAKPSLFIDCTFETMGGLQLIDYALLKHAEGDWLSNFYGPPDANVDLRVRNMAWWRSPAIPATALVIGNPEMQDAGWEMHIKSLAGALPIMLGDPRKLSPADLKKYRAYADWLQAMENRHQIMTYRQDLPGFGEPKEGLWDGFQRINTDTKKGGIVGVFRHNAPEANRLVTVQQLDPAKRYQVRDMAGRVVTTMTGQALHETGFPVTLPGPYGGALYEIIAQ
- a CDS encoding phytanoyl-CoA dioxygenase family protein — encoded protein: MTNAALTPEQIKHFNEDGYLIIKGFLNADEVEKLYTVAIEDSAVSQHAINVNDSSGKRSKLSLWYKPGNDVFGLLTRSQQLVDSVDKLLDRNADGSQAGVCHFHSKLMQKEPRVGGAWEWHQDYGYWYKNEFLLPDQMMSVMVAITDANQENGCLQVIKGSHKMGRVEHGFAGEQVGASQRYVDLALKTMELVYVELKAGDVLFFHSNILHRSEANLSDKARWSIISCYNRQSNIGYNESSSSSSSITPIDVVPNDALLTWEAASLADEADFLLKEADVALK
- a CDS encoding RNA polymerase sigma factor, yielding MKAHLTQSEHIALWNTFRSGQPDAFSTLYSLFSADLYRYGYNLVRNRQVVEDCLHELFLHLHENRSRLGPTDNIRFYLYRSLRRRLLDTVGRLARHGSDEYLFTDAAFTIQPHEHVLIESELAERQKALVTLALNQLPRRQKEILYLVYMKGLTYPQAAEVMAISLKSVYNTINIALMAMRRYVRQSVETSGALLSLIGWLVAIS
- a CDS encoding glycoside hydrolase family 28 protein; translated protein: MATSVLGQSYSIRDFGAKTDSTFLNTKAIQKAIDKCHANGGGEVVVPAGTFYTGTIFLKSNVYLHLMPGAVLQGSYNPADYPEHDILAAKKFGTITHNGLYLTYMKALVIADKATHTGIIGLGTLRGPGEGKAFQLGLNKDGKPKNIFFIGCQDVLLEGIRILNSAQITVSISGCERVTINRIYLHSWVNWNCDGLDIDGKDVIIANSIIDSEDDALCFKSEYLAKFCENITVTNCVLSSICNGIKFGTGSRSGFRNITVTNCIIKKSDVNAFRHWDMPPSVVYKPEETSVNCGIVILGVDGGLVENINISDIVMTDVLSPIFIRVGKRFVNPEQKPSVMRHINIQNIRAETRSIIPSIIAGLEESPAEDIRLSNIRIAIPIRVSADSLQTIPAVIPESIKGYPENRVTFGTKLPASAFYIKHAKNLTLSDITITQSQPDARSAFYLDDVVGMKLRTVTIDNKKLVKSEAMLVHKKSEQIELID
- a CDS encoding polysaccharide pyruvyl transferase family protein, translated to MPLPSQTRRDFLQQAGLLSASMLAARMGLAVGRKTNPVILLRSGWQIENIGDVAHTPGFLALMETYLPGARAIFWPHYAVLPQSEIDMLRLRFPRLQIVRGKIVDGKPDNPELEKAFAEADLFVHNSGPAMIGWAEAEAFKKLTGKPFGVFGVTYGLYGKQERATLPKADFIYFRDSVSLALAKQDGITAPIMAFGPDAAFATDVVNREAAARYLKANNLKPGKFVVCIPKQRHTPSWLHKAKNRPIDPDRQARNEAMKEHDHAPMREAIIAIVRQTDCKVLIGHEDETELPIGKEWLLDKLPDDVKKGVVWRSEPWLLEEALGIYRQSAGYFGHEQHTPIMCIGSGIPAILGRWEEQSSKGFMWKDIGLSDWLFDFDREEDIRRYVPTVLAMVQKPQEAKAYARQAQTLVQRNQKDGFQTVINTLNKAPKQG
- a CDS encoding choice-of-anchor Q domain-containing protein, yielding MNRLFFAFLLLLPLLTSATTWHVSGKGNDTNDGKTPATAFRSLQKAADLVQPGDVVLVGDGHYTNTDKSNGSAVLNITRSGTSAAWITWKARPGEHPEVHPVGWCGIQISGSYHIIDGLTVIGNNDSIVLLKAQEDAKKTTPDPYFNTNGIFFNGRNNKPDQKPHHLIVRNCVVAKCAGGGIVGIEMDYLTVEDCKVYENAWFMRYGGSGITTLNNWAYDDAPGYHIIIQRNFVWNNKTLVPWEKIGKLSDGNGIILDVTDQETQGGATNPNADAVVAPAGSQTATQAAAPPKPKRPEWKGRALIANNVSCYNGGSGIHTFRTKHVDIINNTTYWNGGIVGYQELFPNRSEDVVIMNNIIVPRPGGQVTSNNRNTNIRWDYNVYPAAQTVFVGPNDIVADPAFVDAQFDPTKGNFRLAKGSRALNSGTADVAQPTDILGKNRPKGGGRDRGAFEQ
- a CDS encoding helix-turn-helix transcriptional regulator, whose product is MQELPAAYLYIWPGQFLFVGRALDTHIHDHHAVQMVISLDTPFRMRLADGAWQTQMAVLIDSDQPHECLADDSTILFLNLDPESKTARQLRTQYLAAAGHFVLPDALVTSLVQSVIPLLAHEKGCQGVAAVLQSFYELLIDTDEPVGIDERIRVVQQRLAQSLQAAISLAELADEACLSEGRLVHLFKEQVGIPIRKYLLWQRLLQAIGQITQGRNLTQAAHEAGFADSAHFSRNFTRMFGLSPSLITKNSQFVQARICR